The sequence atgatgaattggtgaaaaaaccacaaacttttcaataacAGCTAAGCCACTTGATTGATTTCAGCAATTGAAAGAAGATGAGGCAATCAGGAAACGGTTCGAAAACCTCGTTTCCTACCTGAAATAAATACAATAATGCAAGGAAAAGGGCTatttaagaattttaaattaacattTAAGGATCGACCGAAAATTTGGCTTATCGGGAAAATTATTAAgtaaaataattagaaaacatGCAGAATTGTTAAATACAAAACTATTTCGATGTTCGAAGAGCTTTCCCATTCAAAATTGCGCTTCATATATCCACAAAGTTTTGCCTAAATTTGCCAGagccccaaaaaattttgaagtcgaTGCGAACGTCCGCAAACACTGTGGGAACACTGTGTACGTAACACACCACATTTGACGCCGCGTTCACATTGTGACGTGTACGCTGCGATTCTtagtttttttgctaaatctTATTCATAAGTGAAAATCAGTAGTGAGCATAAAAGATGGtctattaatttgaaaaaattgatacatGGAATTGGAATAAACGgaaagaggaaaagaaaacGGAAAGAGATGTATGGGCAAGGAAAAGCGTCGGGCAGTGTGATTcatgaaaaactagaaaaataaaggaatccaacaaaatttggagaaatgtAAATTCTCTTATCTTgtgagaagaaaaaacttaaatcGAACGCATTaacattttgcattaaaaGTTTTAAGGGTCACTACTAATTATGCTGAATGACATTCGGAGCTTTTTGACTTGGTTGTACGGACGAATGTATCGGATAAATGGCAAACGAGCACTTTCATCAAGCAGCGCAGATATTTAGAGAATGCAGGAGGAATACGAATACGTGCATATCTTCGTACTCACTCGCATTTTTCCCTTTTCTGCCAGCACACACCACCCCACTCGTTTTGTGAATGCGCTGAGAGCCCCGTGAGCCGAGCGCCATATAAGAATCAATACTCTGCGAACCTAAGGAAAAACACATGGCTGAATGGATGAAGAAAAAGGAACaagcatatatatatatatatatatatatatatacatatatatttatataaatGGATCGATGCCTAGCGCAGCGCGAATAAAGCACCTGTCCAATTATCTCGCTGAATCTGATACCCATAATTCTGATTGAGACCAGCAGATGTGGTAAGATAGGCTTTATCCTGATGCCTAATTTTGAGTAAATGCTAGAACAATTAGATgactattttgttttttattaggATAAACatttatatgttttattttaaatatttggatATTCACTgttcatattaaaaattggaatgaggtttgaattttttaagttttcaaatgtcgggactgaaatttaaagaaatactAAACATTCaagctaaaaaattattcttagTAAAACTAAACAGTTGTTAACCTCTTCATATAAAAACACACATCTCAAAATCGTAcgttttgacgaaaaaattgagttgCATTTAGAAATTCCTGCGATTTTCCTTTCATTTCCTATTTACTTCCTCTTTGATGTCAGACGTCATCATATAAcatgttagtttttttgcagaataactagctgaataaaatgtttaaaaaatgtgaaagaaacaaaaatggtTTAATGATAGCTTCAGCATGAAGCCTACCGTTTTGTTATAAGATAAGACGGCGCCGTTGTCGTGAAGTTTTTCACCATGGAAACCAAACCGTCGACCaaaagtgagatttttttcttttctgtgTCGTGTGAttcctttttttgaatacttcaCTTTTCCAAGAGGATGGAAAGTAAgagttcagaaaaatcgacactaccaattttttcttgatgaGAAAATTCATATGAATGCAGCTAATACACAAGTACATctttatttgtattaaatttaaataaaaattaaaacaaataagtGTATGTTTGCTATAAAACTTTTAACAGTTGTAGCTTTCAACTAGTGCATGATTTAGCCTCAATGtaagaattttctaaaagtctGGTGTTCGAAACAAATGGGTTCTTTATGCTTAAATACCGTATTTGCTTTATTAACctctaataaaaaattttgaatataaaaatttgcagtttttattagtcttgcacctataccgaccgaaaaaaaaatagtttcgcATGAAGGCAGAGGGCAAATACATTatggaaaaacaaataaacaatattaaaacaattaagttatatttttcattgtcATTGTCAATGTACAAATAAAATGATATTGTATTCTTATACACAAAAAAACACTATGCGAGGTCGATGagtgaatttattttgaaatgaaaaaaagacaaacaAACTGATGAAGCATTTTTCATTATGAGCCAAATTCGCAGCGGCGTGAATAAATTAATGACATTGTCAGTATAAAAACATTGTTTATTTTAGTAGTGGCGCGGATGATTAATTTGGAATAAATGTgttaaaacatcaaaaaaaacgACTGGGACGGCAGTTGGGTTTGAAGAAGTTGTGgcattttgatatttgatatgaagaagaattttggaaaacatgaTCACTTTATCAATTCTGAAAACTCTCGAAAGGCTTTTAACTTTTATAATTACTCACCAATGTAGAATTTTAAACTGCTTTTAATCATTTTATTATCAAACATGTCACAAAGATTTAAAAAGTAATGCAAGACCTGAAAACCaatattaaaattcttttACACTAAAAACAGATTATTTAGGTACTGGTACTCATCGTGCGTACCTACGTTTAAAACTAGTTTCTCAATAATCAAAAACGAAGCAAAGCAAAAAGAAAGTGTAtcgtttttgtatttttgctcGTATAGATTCAAATTATgtcaaaatgaacaaatttcgtaatgagattttttttaattctggaaATTGTGGACGGTgatgggaaattttgaaaaaagttggtataatttgagcaaaaactaacaaaaaatgtaataaaaaactagaattaaATAAAAGCAAACTTCCGCCGGCCGCGACACTGATAAGTTAGtgaaattggagattttaaacgaatttagctttttttgttcaaaattttgaattttttttgttgaagtcTTGTTatgaaattcatttatttgCGCACAACTTGAGTTTATACAagcaaaaacccaaaaaccaGAACCAACacttctctttaaaaaaacggaataGTCCcccaaattgaaaagaaaaaccatAGAGTTGTTACAGTTACGTAGGGAAATAGTTTGACTCAAAGATGCTAGGCAATTCGCTGCAACTTATTCACTAATTTTAGCAACTGTAGAAATGCCAAGCgcaaaagttacaaaaatttgataaaaacgtTCCTAAAGTAGGGTAAAATAGATTAAAGTTAGGGATgccctcaaaaattttaactgaaaggttttccaaaattggctaaagttggctaaaaaattactaaagtCAGGAAAGAAGTTGctaaaaatagctgaaaagtTGCGAGACAATAAAGTTGGTTGAAAAGTTGCTAAAGCTGGTGACAAGTTGCAACGAATTGCCGAGTGATAAATGGTAATCGTACCTTAAGTTTGAAGCTCATCCTCTCGAGGAGATGACTCGCTCTTCGATTCATTGTCAACCAAGACTACAAGCCCTGCCAACGACATTCCAACAGAGATTAACCCCAGGCTTGCGAGCTTTCCGTTTTTCGGCTTCTTCAACATTTGCATTTCCCGAAATGGTGAAGGTAGCGGGAGTTCAGAAAAAGAATTCGagatttgattgttttttcgtTCTGGAGGATAAATGAATTTTGTTTGATTATTGTTGTTGAGAATGGAGTACGGGATGTCAGAAGATCTGaaacacacatttttaaaacgtttGTAGTGAAGATTACTATAGCTGCAAATTTATTCCCTcatccattttttaaacaattttctcacCGGTTGTTCAGAAGTTTGTACAATTTACAAAACATCGTAGAAAACGCTCAATGATGAAAACACCGACCTGCAAATAAAATAGAAAGgaaataatctaaaaaatgccaaaatggCATCAAGAAAATGGGATGGGGTTCCATAATGAGAGAAAGAAAAGGCCTTCCTATACCCATTCATCAAAAGTGTTCAAATATACAAAATTGATTAGtatcaagaattttttatagaacCAAGGAGTAATAAAGTCGaaggaaaattctgaaaaaaagtaactcGATGGGTGGTCTTGTCAGCGTAGGTTGTCATTAGTGAACGTCTCATGtgaattaatattaatttttcagtaacaAAACAAGTAAAACCATCATGTGATTGATTTCGACAAACtcaagtttcaagaaaatgcaactatgaaatttgaataatttccgTTCCAATGCgcaatatcaaaaaattgaaaaaataacttgtaAATCGAAtacctgaaatttgtttttgaaacaaaaatgatatTAACTCATGTATAAGCTTGCACAGAAGCTGAATACCCAAGAGCAGCTAATTGGCTcttgtttaaatattttttggttcaCAAATTCTTGGACTAGTGATAAAAACGAATGTATTGGcttgttttattttgcaaattcaACGAGTCACATTTGATATGATGTTTTACaacaaaatcgaatttcttttttgataaagtGAAGTATTCTTTAAACTTTAGCAACATATAATTTAAGCAGGTTTAATGCATAACTTAAAACTA comes from Caenorhabditis elegans chromosome X and encodes:
- the C34F6.12 gene encoding uncharacterized protein (Confirmed by transcript evidence); this translates as MFCKLYKLLNNRSSDIPYSILNNNNQTKFIYPPERKNNQISNSFSELPLPSPFREMQMLKKPKNGKLASLGLISVGMSLAGLVVLVDNESKSESSPREDELQT